From one Rhodovulum sp. ES.010 genomic stretch:
- a CDS encoding SDR family oxidoreductase produces the protein MTERALVTGGARRLGRSMALHLAERGVDVAVHYAGSAEAAEETAAEIRALGRRAATLQADLLDETEAGALVGRAAEALGGPLTVLVNNASIFEHDTIHTATRESWDRHIGSNLRAPFLLTQAFAHQAPEHGVCEAGEPCASGLVVNMIDQRVLKPTPEFMTYTLAKMGLWAFTRTAAQALAPAIRVNAIGPGPTLRGGRQSEDHFARQRAATILGRGGSPDEICAALDYFLAAPGVTGQLICVDGGQHLAWQTPDVLGVE, from the coding sequence ATGACGGAACGGGCACTCGTGACCGGAGGGGCCAGGCGCCTGGGCCGGTCGATGGCGCTTCACCTGGCCGAGCGCGGCGTCGACGTGGCGGTGCATTACGCCGGCAGCGCCGAGGCGGCCGAAGAGACCGCCGCCGAAATTCGCGCGCTGGGCCGCCGGGCCGCCACGCTGCAGGCCGACCTGCTGGACGAAACGGAGGCCGGCGCGCTGGTCGGCCGCGCGGCCGAGGCGCTGGGCGGGCCGCTGACCGTGCTGGTCAACAACGCCTCGATCTTCGAACACGACACGATCCACACCGCGACGCGCGAAAGCTGGGACCGACACATCGGGTCGAACCTGCGCGCCCCGTTCCTGCTGACGCAGGCATTCGCGCACCAGGCCCCCGAGCATGGGGTTTGCGAAGCGGGCGAGCCCTGCGCCTCCGGGCTCGTCGTCAACATGATCGACCAGCGGGTGCTGAAGCCGACGCCCGAGTTCATGACCTACACGCTGGCGAAGATGGGCCTTTGGGCCTTTACCCGCACGGCGGCCCAGGCGCTGGCCCCGGCGATCCGGGTCAACGCGATCGGTCCGGGGCCGACGCTGCGCGGCGGCCGGCAGAGCGAGGATCACTTCGCCCGGCAGCGCGCCGCGACGATCCTCGGGCGCGGCGGAAGCCCCGACGAGATCTGTGCGGCGCTCGATTATTTCCTCGCCGCGCCGGGGGTTACCGGGCAGCTGATCTGCGTCGATGGCGGGCAGCACCTGGCCTGGCAAACCCCTGACGTGCTCGGGGTGGAGTAG
- a CDS encoding calcium/sodium antiporter, giving the protein MVDLLYAALGLTILLLAGDSLVRGAVNLSLRLGVPALIVSLTIVAFGTSAPELLISVKAVLENAPGIALGNVVGSNTANVLLVLGVPALMTGLSTHECDTRRTYTLMLAASLFFLSLCLVGPLTWVHGLALLAVLTVVLADAFLSARNYRRDNAVLAGPTPDPGAGAAPDAPAEPEIDEIEGADPSLGWPKILVFLALGLLGLPLGADLLVDSSMNIARTLGVSETVIGLTLVALGTSLPELATTVMAALRRQADVAMGNVIGSNMFNLLAIIGLASLVGDIPVPAEMLRFDLWVMLGASVLLVPFIFLKWGLGRAWGAVFLGLYALYILMVLT; this is encoded by the coding sequence ATCGTCGATCTGCTCTATGCCGCGCTCGGGCTCACGATCCTGCTTCTGGCCGGCGACAGCCTGGTGCGGGGCGCGGTCAACCTCTCGCTCCGGCTCGGCGTGCCGGCGCTGATCGTCAGCCTGACCATCGTGGCCTTCGGCACGTCGGCGCCGGAACTCCTGATCTCCGTCAAGGCGGTGCTCGAGAACGCGCCGGGCATCGCGTTGGGCAATGTCGTGGGGTCGAACACGGCCAACGTGCTGCTCGTTCTGGGCGTGCCGGCGCTGATGACGGGGCTCAGCACCCACGAATGCGACACGCGCCGCACCTACACCCTGATGCTGGCGGCCAGCCTGTTCTTCCTCTCGTTGTGCCTCGTCGGGCCATTGACCTGGGTCCATGGGCTCGCGCTCTTGGCGGTGCTGACCGTCGTGCTGGCCGACGCCTTCCTGTCGGCCCGTAACTACCGCCGCGACAACGCCGTGCTGGCAGGGCCAACGCCTGATCCGGGCGCAGGCGCGGCCCCGGACGCGCCCGCCGAGCCGGAGATCGACGAGATCGAAGGCGCCGACCCCAGCCTCGGCTGGCCCAAGATCCTGGTGTTCCTGGCGCTCGGCCTGCTGGGCCTGCCCCTGGGCGCCGATCTGCTGGTCGACAGTTCCATGAACATCGCCCGCACCCTGGGCGTGTCCGAGACGGTGATCGGCCTCACGCTGGTGGCCCTCGGCACCTCGCTTCCCGAGCTGGCAACCACGGTCATGGCGGCGCTGCGCCGGCAGGCGGATGTGGCGATGGGCAACGTGATCGGGTCGAACATGTTCAACCTGCTCGCGATCATCGGCTTGGCAAGCCTGGTCGGCGATATCCCCGTGCCGGCCGAAATGCTGCGGTTCGACCTGTGGGTGATGCTGGGGGCTTCGGTCCTGCTGGTGCCCTTCATCTTCCTGAAGTGGGGGCTGGGCCGCGCCTGGGGCGCCGTTTTCCTCGGCTTGTACGCTCTTTACATCCTGATGGTGCTGACATGA
- a CDS encoding S49 family peptidase: MQRWLPFLKSGPLVSVVRLSGPIAASPRGTSLSDAGLAQVIERAFRRGRPRAVALAINSPGGSPVQSALIAARIRRLAQEHELPVYAFVEDVAASGGYWLACAADEIWADRASLLGSIGVIYAGFGFPELIARYGVERRVHTAGESKSFLDPFQPEKSEDVERLMQLQTPIHEAFKAHVRARRGAKLATDTNLFTGDVWAGDEAVKLGLADGIGHLVPKMKERFGDKVRFALHTPRRGLWTRLGAPSVAAIAEEVEARALWARYGL, translated from the coding sequence ATGCAACGTTGGCTCCCCTTCCTGAAATCCGGCCCCCTTGTGTCGGTGGTCCGTCTCTCCGGCCCCATCGCGGCCTCGCCGCGGGGCACGAGCCTGTCCGACGCGGGTCTTGCCCAGGTGATCGAGCGGGCGTTCCGGCGCGGCCGGCCCAGGGCGGTGGCGCTCGCGATCAACTCGCCCGGCGGGTCGCCCGTGCAAAGCGCGCTGATCGCCGCCCGGATCCGCCGGCTGGCGCAGGAGCACGAGCTGCCGGTCTATGCCTTCGTCGAGGATGTGGCCGCCTCGGGCGGCTACTGGCTCGCCTGCGCGGCGGACGAGATCTGGGCCGACCGCGCCTCGCTCCTCGGCTCCATCGGGGTGATCTACGCGGGCTTCGGTTTTCCCGAGCTGATCGCCCGCTACGGCGTGGAGCGGCGGGTGCACACCGCGGGCGAGAGCAAGAGCTTTCTCGACCCGTTCCAGCCGGAGAAATCGGAGGACGTGGAGCGGCTGATGCAGCTTCAGACCCCGATTCACGAGGCGTTCAAGGCGCATGTGCGCGCGCGCCGCGGCGCGAAGCTCGCCACCGACACGAACCTGTTCACCGGGGATGTCTGGGCCGGTGACGAGGCGGTCAAGCTCGGCCTGGCCGACGGCATCGGACACCTTGTGCCGAAGATGAAGGAACGATTCGGCGACAAGGTGAGATTCGCGCTGCACACGCCGCGCCGGGGGCTGTGGACGCGGCTCGGCGCGCCCTCGGTTGCGGCGATCGCCGAGGAAGTCGAAGCACGCGCGCTCTGGGCGCGTTACGGGCTCTGA
- a CDS encoding ABC transporter permease: MKGWLTSLTAIVTREALRFVHQRGRFLSALVRPLVWLVVFAAGFRAALGLSIIPPYQTYITYEVYIVPGLCGMIQLFNGMQSSLALVYDQEMGSMRLLLTSPQPRWWLLFCKLLAGVAVSLLQVYAFLGIAALFGIAMPPLGYLYVFPALVLSGLMLGALGLLISSTVKQLENFAGVMNFVIFPMFFLSTALYPLWKMAESSDLLRDICAANPFTHAVELIRFSLYGSFNPWALFWVCAGFVVFFLLSLVGYDPARGLMRRRG, from the coding sequence ATGAAAGGCTGGCTGACGTCCCTGACCGCCATCGTCACGCGCGAAGCTCTGCGGTTCGTGCACCAGCGGGGGCGCTTTCTCTCGGCGCTGGTGCGGCCGCTGGTCTGGCTCGTGGTCTTCGCCGCGGGGTTCCGCGCGGCGCTGGGTCTGTCGATTATCCCGCCCTACCAGACCTACATCACCTATGAGGTCTACATCGTCCCCGGCCTTTGCGGGATGATCCAGCTGTTCAACGGGATGCAGTCCTCGCTGGCGCTGGTCTACGATCAGGAAATGGGTTCGATGCGGCTCTTGCTGACCTCGCCGCAGCCGCGCTGGTGGCTGTTGTTCTGCAAGCTGCTTGCCGGCGTCGCGGTTTCGCTGTTGCAGGTCTACGCCTTCCTCGGGATCGCCGCCCTCTTCGGGATCGCCATGCCGCCCCTGGGCTATCTCTATGTGTTTCCGGCGCTGGTGCTCTCGGGGCTGATGCTGGGCGCGCTGGGCTTGCTGATCTCCTCGACGGTCAAGCAACTGGAGAATTTCGCCGGCGTGATGAACTTCGTGATCTTCCCGATGTTCTTCCTGTCCACGGCGCTCTACCCGCTGTGGAAGATGGCCGAGAGCTCGGACCTGTTGCGCGACATCTGCGCGGCGAACCCCTTTACCCACGCGGTCGAACTGATCCGGTTTTCGCTCTATGGCAGCTTCAACCCCTGGGCGCTGTTCTGGGTCTGCGCAGGATTCGTCGTCTTCTTCCTGCTGTCGCTCGTCGGGTACGACCCGGCGCGCGGCCTGATGCGGCGGCGCGGCTAG
- a CDS encoding ABC transporter ATP-binding protein, with product MTGSPAIRVAHVSLSYGAKTALDDVSFTLGRGRFCALLGPNGAGKSSLFSLLTRLLVTRQGTIEVAGHDIARAPLDALSRIGIVFQQPTLDLDMTVMRNMRYFAALHGLSGRDAERRIAAALDRLNMRERSGETVRALNGGHRRRMEIARALVHDPEVLLLDEPTVGLDTAARRAITDHVHDLAAEGLSVLWATHLVDEIEPGDDVVVLHRGRVLQQATAAEVAGNRPLIDAFIEMTGGNEARA from the coding sequence ATGACCGGAAGCCCCGCGATCCGCGTTGCGCATGTCAGTCTCAGTTATGGGGCGAAGACGGCGCTGGACGACGTGTCCTTCACCCTCGGGCGTGGCCGGTTCTGCGCACTCCTCGGCCCGAACGGCGCGGGCAAGTCCAGCCTGTTTTCCCTGCTCACGCGGCTTCTGGTGACCCGGCAGGGTACCATCGAGGTTGCCGGCCACGACATTGCGCGCGCGCCGCTCGACGCGCTCAGCCGCATCGGTATCGTCTTTCAGCAGCCGACGCTGGACCTCGACATGACGGTGATGCGCAACATGCGCTATTTCGCGGCCCTGCATGGCCTGTCGGGACGCGATGCCGAGCGGCGGATCGCCGCCGCCCTCGACAGGCTCAACATGCGCGAACGGTCGGGCGAGACGGTGCGCGCGCTGAACGGCGGGCACCGGCGGCGGATGGAGATCGCGCGTGCGCTGGTCCACGACCCCGAGGTGCTTCTGCTCGACGAACCGACCGTCGGCCTCGATACCGCGGCGCGACGCGCGATCACCGACCATGTGCACGACCTGGCCGCCGAGGGGCTGAGCGTGCTCTGGGCCACGCATCTGGTGGACGAGATCGAGCCCGGGGATGACGTGGTGGTGCTGCATCGCGGCCGCGTGCTGCAACAGGCGACGGCGGCCGAGGTGGCGGGCAACCGCCCGCTGATCGACGCCTTCATCGAGATGACCGGCGGCAACGAGGCGCGGGCATGA
- a CDS encoding ABC transporter ATP-binding protein, whose product MTRVDVRGKSFGSTPVLGPIAFEVAPGETVALLGPSGIGKSTLLRIVAGLDPDFEGEVARPERLAFVFQEPTLLPWRSALANLRIVHPGLTRAAAREMLARVGIADKARAYPGQLSLGQQRRLALARAFAGPPELLIMDEPFVSLDAETAETMLALTETLIAEARPATLFVTHARAEAERLADRILLLEGTPATLRPSAPRAKASR is encoded by the coding sequence ATGACCCGGGTCGATGTTCGCGGTAAGTCCTTCGGGTCCACGCCCGTGCTCGGCCCCATCGCCTTCGAGGTGGCGCCGGGCGAAACCGTCGCGCTGCTCGGGCCTTCGGGGATCGGCAAGTCGACGCTGCTGAGGATCGTCGCGGGCCTCGACCCGGACTTCGAGGGCGAGGTGGCGCGGCCCGAGCGGCTGGCCTTCGTGTTCCAGGAGCCGACACTCCTGCCCTGGCGGAGCGCGCTGGCCAACCTGCGCATCGTCCATCCCGGCCTGACGCGGGCGGCAGCGCGCGAGATGCTGGCGCGCGTCGGCATCGCCGACAAGGCGCGCGCCTATCCCGGCCAGCTCTCGCTCGGCCAGCAGCGGCGCCTCGCGCTGGCCCGCGCCTTCGCCGGGCCGCCCGAGCTTCTTATCATGGACGAACCCTTCGTCTCGCTCGACGCGGAGACGGCAGAGACCATGCTGGCGCTCACCGAAACGCTGATCGCAGAGGCGCGTCCGGCGACGCTCTTCGTCACCCATGCGCGGGCGGAGGCCGAGCGGCTGGCCGACCGCATCCTGCTGCTGGAAGGCACCCCGGCCACGCTGCGCCCGTCCGCCCCCCGCGCGAAGGCGTCCCGATGA
- a CDS encoding ABC transporter permease, whose translation MLARLGVPAVSLLGLLGLWVVAAALTADPQVLPQPFALVGPFLAEMRAGALPYHLGQTLIRVAWAFALAMGLGLILGFAMGRNPRLDRWLDPWLVVFLNLPALVLIVLCYLWIGLNEIAAITAVTLNKVPNVTVTIREGARALSPDLDAMARVYRMSGRARLRHVLLPQLAPFIAAAARGGVAVIWKIVLVVEFLGRSSGIGFQIHLYFQLFEVGMVLVYALSFIAVMLAVEWLILQPWERRARRWRDA comes from the coding sequence ATGCTCGCACGGCTCGGCGTCCCGGCGGTTTCGCTGCTTGGCCTGCTGGGCCTCTGGGTCGTCGCGGCGGCGTTGACCGCCGATCCGCAGGTCTTGCCGCAGCCCTTCGCCCTGGTGGGCCCGTTCCTTGCCGAGATGCGCGCGGGGGCCTTGCCGTATCACCTCGGCCAGACGCTGATCCGCGTCGCCTGGGCCTTTGCGCTGGCCATGGGGCTGGGGCTGATCCTGGGCTTCGCGATGGGGCGCAATCCGCGGCTCGACCGCTGGCTCGACCCCTGGCTGGTGGTGTTCCTGAACCTGCCCGCGCTGGTGCTGATCGTGTTGTGCTACCTCTGGATCGGGCTGAACGAGATCGCGGCGATCACGGCGGTGACGCTGAACAAGGTGCCGAACGTGACGGTGACGATCCGCGAGGGCGCGCGCGCGCTGTCGCCCGATCTCGACGCGATGGCGCGGGTCTACCGTATGAGTGGCCGGGCGCGGCTGCGCCATGTGCTGCTGCCGCAACTCGCGCCTTTCATCGCGGCGGCGGCGCGCGGCGGGGTGGCGGTGATCTGGAAGATCGTCCTCGTGGTCGAGTTCCTGGGCCGGTCCAGCGGGATCGGGTTCCAGATCCACCTCTATTTCCAACTCTTCGAGGTGGGCATGGTGCTGGTCTATGCCCTGTCCTTCATCGCGGTGATGCTGGCCGTCGAGTGGCTGATCCTCCAGCCCTGGGAGCGGCGCGCGCGGCGCTGGCGCGACGCATGA
- a CDS encoding ABC transporter substrate-binding protein: protein MTLVRTALCAAALALAVVPALAEDVPKLRAAVLKIGTVNWELATIEANGFDIAHGFDLVVEPYADNGGTRVALEGGEADMAVADWIWVARQRAAGKDYVAIPYSTAVGGLVVPEDSDAEDLTDLDGGKIGIAGGPLDKSWLILRAYASREYGIDLQARTEQVFGAPPLIFKAGLSGETDGAINFWHFLAKMQAAGMRELISVGTASEALGLDPETPLLSYVLKDGFLDAHPGIGKALYAASRDAKALLLESDAAWEAIRPIMNAKSDAEFVRLRDAWRAGIPQAGNVDPEAADMFLNLMAELGGEDLVGQATTLPAGLFVDVE, encoded by the coding sequence ATGACCCTCGTTCGCACCGCTCTCTGCGCTGCCGCGCTCGCGCTTGCCGTAGTGCCGGCACTTGCCGAGGACGTGCCGAAACTCCGGGCCGCGGTGCTCAAGATCGGCACCGTGAACTGGGAACTCGCCACCATCGAGGCAAACGGCTTCGATATCGCCCACGGGTTCGACCTCGTGGTGGAGCCCTATGCCGACAACGGCGGCACCCGCGTGGCGCTGGAGGGCGGCGAGGCCGACATGGCGGTCGCCGACTGGATCTGGGTCGCCCGTCAGCGGGCCGCCGGCAAGGACTACGTGGCGATTCCCTATTCCACCGCTGTGGGCGGGCTGGTCGTGCCCGAGGACAGCGACGCGGAAGACCTGACTGATCTGGATGGCGGCAAGATCGGCATCGCCGGCGGCCCGCTCGACAAGAGCTGGCTGATCCTGCGCGCCTATGCCAGCCGCGAATACGGCATCGACCTTCAGGCCCGCACCGAGCAGGTCTTCGGCGCGCCGCCGCTGATCTTCAAGGCCGGGCTTTCGGGCGAGACCGACGGGGCGATCAATTTCTGGCACTTCCTCGCCAAGATGCAGGCGGCCGGCATGCGCGAGCTGATCTCGGTCGGCACGGCGTCCGAGGCGCTGGGGCTCGACCCCGAGACCCCGCTTCTCAGCTACGTGCTGAAGGACGGCTTCCTCGACGCGCACCCGGGGATCGGCAAGGCGCTTTACGCCGCTTCGCGCGATGCCAAGGCGCTGCTGCTGGAAAGCGACGCGGCATGGGAGGCGATCCGCCCGATCATGAACGCCAAGTCCGATGCCGAGTTCGTGCGGCTGCGCGACGCCTGGCGCGCCGGGATCCCGCAAGCGGGCAATGTCGATCCCGAGGCCGCCGACATGTTCCTGAATCTGATGGCCGAACTCGGCGGAGAGGACCTGGTGGGCCAGGCCACGACCTTGCCCGCGGGCCTGTTCGTCGACGTCGAGTGA
- a CDS encoding YVTN family beta-propeller repeat protein, protein MLRIALLATTLLASPALANKVFVSNEKGNTVTVIDSDTWEVIHEFPAGNRPRGITMSPDGALVYVCASDDDTVRVFDAETYEELYTLPSGPDPELFVLDHSGNPLYIANEDDNLVTVVDTETRQVLAEVPVGVEPEGMAISPDASVVINTSETTNMAHFISTEDFEIKHNILVDQRPRYAQYTADGEKLFVTAEIGGTVSVIDIAGDGTPSLSYKIEFEVPGVLPEWLQPVGAKATSDGKWLFVALGPANRVAVIDQESHEVVDYIMVGQRVWQLAFTPDEKYLLTTNGNSNDITVIDVEARKAIRSVQVGQQPWGVVVAPE, encoded by the coding sequence ATGCTGCGCATCGCTCTTCTGGCCACCACGCTTCTCGCCTCGCCCGCGCTGGCCAACAAGGTCTTCGTGTCCAACGAGAAGGGCAACACGGTCACGGTGATCGACAGCGATACCTGGGAGGTGATCCACGAGTTTCCGGCCGGCAACCGTCCCCGCGGCATCACCATGAGCCCGGACGGCGCGCTGGTCTATGTCTGCGCCTCGGACGACGACACGGTGCGGGTCTTCGACGCCGAGACCTACGAGGAACTCTACACCCTGCCCTCGGGGCCCGACCCGGAACTCTTCGTGCTCGATCATTCGGGCAACCCGCTCTACATCGCCAACGAGGACGACAACCTGGTGACGGTGGTCGATACCGAAACCCGCCAGGTGCTGGCCGAGGTGCCGGTGGGGGTGGAGCCCGAGGGGATGGCGATCAGCCCCGACGCCTCGGTGGTCATCAACACCTCCGAGACCACGAACATGGCGCATTTCATCTCGACCGAGGATTTCGAGATCAAGCACAATATCCTCGTCGACCAGCGCCCCCGCTACGCGCAATACACGGCCGATGGCGAGAAGCTTTTCGTGACCGCCGAGATCGGCGGAACGGTCAGCGTGATCGACATCGCCGGGGACGGCACGCCGAGCCTGTCCTACAAGATCGAGTTCGAGGTGCCGGGCGTGCTGCCGGAATGGCTGCAGCCGGTGGGCGCCAAGGCGACCTCGGACGGCAAGTGGCTCTTCGTGGCGCTGGGGCCGGCCAACCGGGTGGCGGTGATCGACCAGGAAAGCCACGAGGTCGTCGACTACATCATGGTCGGCCAGCGGGTCTGGCAACTCGCGTTCACGCCTGACGAGAAATACCTGCTGACGACGAACGGCAATTCCAACGACATCACGGTGATCGACGTCGAAGCCCGCAAGGCGATCCGCTCGGTCCAGGTCGGCCAGCAGCCCTGGGGCGTGGTCGTGGCGCCGGAGTGA
- a CDS encoding ABC transporter substrate-binding protein, translating into MPRVYGLLLAGLMALTSGAGAAWAVEVRAGVLRIDYPRLAPISRFDIVPDDLGFAGAALGEEDNASTGRFLGHTYAIETALAPPEAADAALDEMLADGLGLVVVLGRGEDVVRLADRAGSDVLVLNAAAQETALRDAACRANLLHVVPSNAMMADAVAQFAIWKNWDRWFLIHGSNPPDRALADAYRAAARKFGARIVEEREFEDTGGSRRTDTGHVLVQRQLPVFTQDARDHDVVIAADASDVFVPYLPFHLWEPRPVLGSAGLRPNTFNPTLEAWGATQFQTRFEALTGRYVRPEDYQVWLALRVIGEAVTRTGSADPATIREYVLGEEFELAAFKGVPVTFRPWNGQLRQPVLLYDGRINVSVSPQDGFLHQRSPLDTMGLDAPESDCNAFE; encoded by the coding sequence ATGCCAAGGGTGTACGGCCTGCTTCTGGCGGGCCTGATGGCTTTGACCAGCGGTGCCGGCGCGGCATGGGCAGTCGAGGTGCGCGCCGGCGTGCTCCGCATCGATTATCCCCGCCTCGCGCCGATTTCGCGGTTCGACATCGTGCCCGACGATCTCGGCTTCGCGGGGGCGGCGCTCGGCGAGGAGGACAACGCCAGCACGGGGCGGTTCCTCGGCCACACATACGCCATTGAAACGGCGCTGGCCCCGCCCGAGGCGGCCGATGCGGCGCTCGACGAGATGCTTGCCGACGGTCTCGGTCTGGTCGTCGTTCTGGGCCGGGGCGAAGACGTGGTCCGGCTGGCCGACCGCGCCGGGTCCGATGTGCTGGTGCTGAATGCAGCGGCGCAGGAAACGGCGCTCCGCGACGCGGCGTGCCGGGCGAACCTGCTGCATGTGGTGCCCAGCAACGCGATGATGGCCGATGCGGTGGCGCAGTTCGCGATCTGGAAGAATTGGGACCGCTGGTTCCTGATCCACGGGTCGAACCCGCCCGACCGCGCGCTGGCCGACGCCTACCGCGCCGCGGCCCGGAAATTCGGCGCACGGATCGTCGAGGAACGCGAGTTCGAGGATACCGGCGGCTCGCGCCGCACCGATACCGGCCATGTCCTGGTGCAGCGGCAATTGCCGGTCTTCACCCAGGATGCGCGCGACCACGACGTGGTGATCGCCGCGGACGCCTCCGACGTCTTCGTGCCCTATCTGCCGTTCCACCTGTGGGAACCGCGCCCGGTGCTGGGCTCGGCCGGGCTGCGCCCCAACACCTTCAATCCCACGCTGGAGGCCTGGGGCGCGACGCAGTTCCAGACCCGCTTCGAGGCGCTGACGGGCCGCTATGTCCGCCCCGAGGACTACCAGGTCTGGCTTGCGCTGCGCGTCATCGGCGAGGCGGTGACGCGCACCGGGTCGGCCGACCCCGCGACCATCAGGGAGTACGTGCTGGGCGAGGAATTCGAACTCGCGGCGTTCAAGGGCGTGCCGGTGACGTTCCGCCCCTGGAACGGCCAGTTGCGTCAGCCGGTGCTGCTTTACGACGGCCGGATCAACGTAAGCGTCTCTCCCCAGGACGGCTTTCTGCACCAGCGCTCGCCGCTCGACACGATGGGCCTCGACGCGCCCGAGTCCGACTGCAACGCTTTCGAATGA
- a CDS encoding DUF3280 domain-containing protein: MLTHVLTRCAALVLAGIIAGPLAAQPALEPGAEVAFLGLTFIDTSTEGAYFGAREDEQARIGLLEREVRTRFEAEGFDLVDLAPIAEELDRIVNPAECYGCDVRMAQKLGADYVLVGEVQKVSNLILSMNLVMRETDEGAMVRGLSVDIRSNSDESWLRGMRYILKNHFFKE, from the coding sequence ATGTTGACGCATGTCCTGACCCGTTGCGCGGCGCTGGTCCTTGCGGGGATCATCGCTGGGCCGCTGGCGGCCCAACCGGCACTGGAGCCCGGGGCAGAGGTGGCCTTCCTGGGCCTGACCTTCATCGACACCTCCACCGAAGGCGCCTATTTCGGCGCGCGCGAGGACGAGCAGGCGCGCATCGGGCTGCTGGAGCGCGAAGTGCGCACGCGGTTCGAGGCCGAAGGCTTCGACCTGGTCGACCTCGCCCCGATCGCCGAGGAACTCGACCGCATCGTGAACCCGGCGGAGTGCTATGGCTGCGACGTGCGCATGGCGCAGAAGCTCGGCGCCGATTACGTTCTGGTCGGCGAAGTGCAGAAGGTGTCGAACCTGATCCTGTCGATGAACCTCGTGATGCGCGAGACGGACGAGGGCGCGATGGTGCGCGGCCTGTCAGTCGATATCCGCTCGAACAGCGACGAGTCCTGGTTGCGGGGCATGCGCTACATCCTGAAAAACCATTTCTTCAAGGAGTGA
- a CDS encoding quinoprotein dehydrogenase-associated SoxYZ-like carrier produces MSPARLPTAAALCLSVVMLAAPVTAATAWEDIRASLYGDRPITEAGTHIAVESPYRTGNDARTPIGIRVTGPNGRLVDRVSVILDENPMPVSAVLDLARPMPSVFFEVTLRFNGPTPLHVVAETADGQLYVTEAFVKTSGQGACAAPPGTDPDAALASLGEMTIEMQAPASSGDAAARLGALAGREARVDVNISHPSHSGLQMDQISLLFIPMRYVETLDIDLDGQPYAQVTGSISLSENPRIGLSAPGATRSVGVTMTDTDGTVTRAERSLPGY; encoded by the coding sequence ATGTCCCCTGCCCGTCTGCCGACAGCCGCCGCGTTGTGCCTGTCGGTCGTGATGCTCGCGGCGCCGGTTACGGCCGCCACCGCATGGGAGGATATCCGCGCAAGCCTTTACGGAGACCGGCCGATCACGGAGGCCGGCACGCATATCGCGGTCGAAAGCCCCTATCGGACCGGCAATGACGCCCGCACGCCCATCGGCATCCGTGTGACGGGGCCGAATGGCCGGCTGGTCGACCGGGTCAGCGTGATCCTCGACGAGAACCCGATGCCGGTCTCGGCGGTGCTCGACCTCGCCCGGCCAATGCCCTCGGTGTTCTTCGAGGTCACGCTGCGCTTCAACGGCCCGACGCCGCTGCACGTGGTGGCCGAAACCGCGGACGGACAACTTTACGTGACCGAGGCCTTCGTGAAGACCTCGGGCCAGGGAGCCTGCGCCGCCCCGCCGGGCACCGACCCCGACGCCGCCCTGGCAAGCCTCGGCGAGATGACCATCGAGATGCAGGCGCCGGCGTCGTCGGGGGATGCGGCGGCACGGCTGGGGGCGCTCGCGGGGCGGGAAGCCCGGGTCGACGTGAATATCAGCCATCCCAGCCATTCCGGCCTGCAGATGGACCAGATCTCGCTGTTGTTCATCCCGATGCGCTATGTCGAAACCCTCGACATCGACCTCGACGGCCAGCCCTATGCGCAGGTGACGGGCAGCATCTCTCTGAGCGAGAATCCGCGGATCGGCCTGTCGGCGCCCGGCGCGACGCGGTCGGTGGGGGTGACCATGACCGATACCGACGGCACCGTGACCCGGGCCGAACGCAGCTTGCCGGGTTACTGA
- a CDS encoding PQQ-dependent catabolism-associated CXXCW motif protein: MTARSAGLALLLALAQPAAAQVAEPEGYRMEDYRSPVPETLAGGTVVGPEEAHALWETGDVAFIDVNPRAPRPANLPEGTIWRDKPRYSIPGAIWLPNVGYGAIAEVTHAYFRAGLDKATGGDTAHPVLFFCLDDCWMSWNAAKRALEDGYTGVYWFPEGTDGWTFFDYPVERLEAEPDEPGAQ, encoded by the coding sequence ATGACGGCCCGGAGCGCGGGCCTCGCGCTGCTCCTCGCCCTGGCGCAGCCTGCCGCCGCCCAGGTGGCCGAGCCGGAGGGCTATCGGATGGAGGACTACCGAAGCCCGGTGCCCGAGACGCTTGCGGGCGGCACCGTGGTGGGGCCGGAAGAGGCGCACGCGCTCTGGGAAACCGGCGATGTGGCCTTCATCGACGTGAACCCGCGCGCCCCCCGGCCCGCCAACCTGCCCGAAGGCACGATCTGGCGCGACAAGCCGCGCTATTCCATTCCGGGGGCGATCTGGCTGCCGAACGTGGGCTACGGCGCCATCGCCGAAGTGACCCATGCCTATTTCCGCGCGGGACTGGACAAGGCGACCGGCGGCGACACCGCGCATCCGGTCCTGTTCTTCTGCCTCGACGACTGCTGGATGAGCTGGAACGCCGCCAAGCGCGCGCTCGAGGACGGCTACACCGGAGTCTACTGGTTCCCCGAGGGCACCGACGGCTGGACCTTCTTCGACTACCCCGTCGAGCGGCTGGAGGCCGAACCGGACGAACCCGGCGCTCAGTAA